In Synechococcus sp. UW69, the following are encoded in one genomic region:
- the speA gene encoding biosynthetic arginine decarboxylase: MSLDSDHSPRRMPVADSEGWSIEDSAALYGLDRWGDPYFSINGRGHISVQPQGDRGGSLDLVDLVWELKSRNLALPLLIRFDDILEDRLERLHAAFERAIAQYSYQGRYQGVFPVKCNQQRHVVEELVSCGHRWNFGLEAGSKAELLIALSLLDDPEALLICNGYKDRLYIETAILARRLGRQPVVVIEQPDEVDRIIEANKNLGAAPYIGVRAKLSSRSTGRWGSSVGDKAKFGLSIPELLATVERLRDHDLLQDLRLLHFHIGSQINDIAVLKDALQEAGQIYVELTRLGAPMGFLDVGGGLGIDYDGSRTASAASTNYSLQNYANDVVATVRECCEPNDVAVPTLVSESGRAIASHFSLLVFDILGSSALPASIPNATGDEPLTVRNLRDTLATIQQLSVTADAQLVRLQEAWNDALKFKQDALAAFRLGYMGLPDRATAEQLTWACADAIAKRLPKDQAIPEELSALSKALAGTYYANLSIFRSAPDTWAIDQLFPVVPIQQLDQRPTRLANLADLTCDSDGRLDRFIGDGQPKHLLELHELNDNSPYLIGLFLSGAYQEVMGNLHNLFGTTNAVHIRLSPGGSYRIDHVVRGDTNANVLEAMEHDPRALLERLRVAAEAAINNGQLRIDESRRLLDHLESSLRQTTYLQD; the protein is encoded by the coding sequence ATGTCCCTAGATTCCGACCATTCCCCACGACGAATGCCAGTGGCTGACAGCGAAGGCTGGTCGATTGAAGACAGTGCTGCGCTGTACGGGCTCGACCGCTGGGGAGATCCGTACTTCTCCATCAACGGGCGCGGACACATCAGCGTCCAACCCCAAGGAGATCGCGGCGGAAGCCTGGATCTGGTGGATCTGGTGTGGGAGCTGAAAAGCCGAAATCTTGCCCTGCCACTGCTGATTCGCTTCGACGACATCCTCGAAGACCGCTTGGAACGACTCCACGCAGCCTTTGAACGCGCCATCGCGCAATACAGCTACCAAGGGCGATATCAAGGCGTCTTCCCGGTGAAATGCAACCAACAACGCCACGTGGTGGAGGAGTTGGTGAGCTGCGGCCACCGCTGGAACTTCGGACTGGAAGCTGGCAGCAAAGCGGAGCTGCTGATCGCTCTATCGCTGCTGGACGATCCCGAAGCCTTGTTGATCTGCAACGGCTACAAAGATCGCCTTTACATCGAAACGGCAATCCTGGCGCGACGCCTGGGACGGCAACCTGTGGTTGTGATTGAACAGCCAGACGAAGTCGACCGAATTATTGAAGCCAACAAAAATCTGGGTGCTGCGCCCTACATCGGTGTGCGAGCCAAGCTCTCCAGCCGCAGCACAGGGCGTTGGGGCAGTTCCGTCGGCGACAAGGCCAAATTTGGTCTCTCCATTCCCGAATTGTTGGCAACGGTGGAACGTCTTCGGGACCACGACCTGCTCCAGGATCTCCGCCTGCTGCACTTCCACATCGGCAGCCAGATCAACGACATTGCCGTTCTCAAGGACGCTCTCCAAGAAGCGGGGCAGATCTATGTGGAGCTCACCCGCCTAGGGGCCCCGATGGGGTTCCTGGATGTCGGCGGCGGACTCGGCATCGACTACGACGGCAGCCGCACAGCATCGGCAGCCTCCACGAACTACTCGCTCCAGAACTACGCCAACGATGTCGTGGCCACGGTGCGGGAATGCTGCGAACCCAATGATGTTGCCGTGCCCACGCTGGTAAGCGAAAGCGGCCGCGCCATCGCCAGTCATTTCTCCCTGCTGGTGTTCGACATCCTGGGGAGTAGCGCACTCCCGGCGTCCATTCCCAACGCCACAGGAGACGAACCACTCACCGTTCGCAACCTCCGGGACACCCTCGCCACCATTCAACAGCTGTCGGTGACAGCGGATGCGCAGCTGGTGCGGCTTCAGGAAGCCTGGAACGACGCCTTGAAGTTCAAGCAGGATGCCCTCGCAGCATTCCGGCTTGGATACATGGGTCTGCCCGACCGAGCCACAGCCGAACAGCTGACGTGGGCCTGCGCCGATGCCATTGCAAAACGGCTGCCAAAAGATCAAGCCATCCCTGAAGAGCTCTCAGCCCTCAGCAAAGCCTTGGCAGGAACGTATTACGCCAACTTGTCGATCTTCCGCTCGGCACCCGACACCTGGGCCATCGATCAGCTGTTTCCAGTGGTGCCCATCCAGCAGCTGGATCAACGCCCGACACGGCTAGCCAATCTCGCCGACCTCACCTGTGATTCCGATGGACGCCTGGATCGCTTCATCGGGGATGGACAACCCAAACATCTGCTAGAGCTCCACGAGCTCAATGACAACAGCCCGTATCTAATCGGGCTGTTTCTCAGCGGCGCCTATCAGGAAGTGATGGGCAATCTGCACAATCTTTTTGGCACCACCAACGCCGTCCACATCCGCCTCAGCCCAGGCGGTAGCTATCGCATTGACCACGTCGTACGGGGTGACACCAATGCCAATGTGCTCGAGGCCATGGAGCACGACCCCCGCGCCTTACTTGAGCGCTTGCGGGTGGCGGCGGAGGCGGCCATCAACAACGGCCAACTCCGGATCGACGAATCACGTCGCCTTCTTGATCACCTCGAAAGCAGCCTTCGACAAACCACATACCTTCAGGACTAA
- a CDS encoding methylglyoxal synthase: protein MDRNALIEILQREGNLKHSFSTDEIKSLAEHVSIEVIQAETILMKKGEPSDSMVFILDGLVQILDGERQLSIEQTGSIIGESLFSEEATRVADVQTIEPTTVGRFSIHDFENFLGQNQPLALKYREYFQAIRRARAEQFAAENYSDKRKYLALIAHNNMKESLMEFCGIHTNKLETFSLIATGTTGSILYKKTGLCLSKKVASGPLGGDQAVGTLISTQNICGVIFFRDPLSSHPHHADIEALGRLCDVYQIPFATNPQSGEAILDYLLSGKAERELIPNQVLQAYIQGQKKVVEAG from the coding sequence ATGGATCGCAACGCACTGATCGAGATTCTTCAGCGCGAAGGCAACCTGAAGCATTCCTTCAGCACCGATGAGATCAAAAGCCTCGCTGAACATGTCTCGATCGAGGTGATCCAAGCAGAAACCATCTTGATGAAGAAGGGCGAACCCTCAGACAGCATGGTGTTCATCCTGGATGGTCTTGTTCAAATCCTTGACGGCGAACGACAGCTCTCCATTGAACAAACAGGATCCATTATTGGAGAGAGCCTCTTTTCAGAGGAAGCAACGCGCGTTGCAGACGTTCAAACCATTGAGCCAACAACCGTTGGTCGATTTTCAATACACGACTTCGAAAACTTCCTGGGCCAAAACCAGCCGCTGGCCCTGAAGTACCGAGAATACTTTCAAGCCATCAGGCGCGCACGAGCCGAGCAATTTGCTGCCGAAAACTATAGCGACAAGCGGAAATATTTAGCCCTGATTGCTCACAACAACATGAAAGAAAGTTTGATGGAATTTTGCGGAATACACACCAACAAATTAGAAACATTTTCACTGATTGCAACCGGCACGACAGGCAGCATTCTCTATAAGAAAACTGGGCTTTGCCTTAGCAAGAAAGTGGCATCAGGCCCCCTCGGTGGCGATCAGGCCGTCGGAACTCTGATTTCGACCCAGAACATCTGTGGCGTGATCTTTTTCAGGGACCCACTCTCCTCACATCCCCACCATGCTGATATCGAGGCGCTGGGCCGCCTCTGCGACGTTTATCAGATCCCATTTGCCACCAATCCGCAGAGCGGCGAAGCCATTCTCGACTATCTCCTCTCAGGGAAAGCAGAACGCGAATTGATTCCCAACCAAGTACTTCAGGCCTATATTCAGGGTCAGAAAAAAGTTGTTGAAGCGGGTTAA
- a CDS encoding adenylate/guanylate cyclase domain-containing protein, producing the protein MRRLIRRHLVPCLWRASLLLPLAMLPLLSRLDATGRQLLFQWRGPIEPPDDVVLLGIDEASLDPQLSDFGSWPWPRALQADLARAVLRQGARRVVFNIVHVGPSGFGPTDDLAFQHALQPWQDRVVLSASLVRQQLEGHEQVQLRRPWYTSYPVGLSAFSMNAFGVVQAVPGRQSLKGMLNDFSEPHPRPLAPLAAGVASSQGDNGIDFLGPSGHIPVIPAWAVGTLPQDTWRNKVVIIGSTAPSLGDQLETPFGQQSGSEVLLSAIAGFQSGRGFRAPDVSHLVALMALWLLLCQWRIAAPSTALGTAITTALLEALVTGGVVLAWFNGLWLPGAALMLMPLIGGSLRAGDQFQRESSQRRFLHSVLSRRVSPNLMRDMLRSGQESWTRLGGRRERCVVLFTDLVGFTARSNVMDAEALFGLLNRYFEAIAAPVLREQGLLDKFIGDALMAEFGVPVHRGDRAEALAAVRAALGMQANLEVLNRELDQEGLAPLRQGIGIHCGEVIAGNLGSSHRLEYTVIGAPVNLASRLESLTRHFPDYPILMSGDVRNLIAEDVVVADLGSHAVKGWPEPIPVFGLLALRSDSDSG; encoded by the coding sequence TTGAGACGTTTGATCCGCCGGCATCTTGTTCCGTGTCTGTGGCGGGCATCGCTGCTGTTGCCCCTGGCCATGCTCCCGTTGCTGTCGCGTTTGGACGCCACGGGCCGGCAGCTCCTTTTTCAATGGCGTGGCCCGATTGAGCCCCCCGATGACGTGGTGCTGTTGGGCATCGATGAGGCGTCACTGGATCCACAGCTGTCTGATTTCGGCTCCTGGCCCTGGCCGCGTGCGCTGCAGGCAGACCTGGCCCGTGCGGTTCTCCGTCAGGGTGCCCGTCGTGTCGTCTTCAACATCGTTCATGTTGGGCCCAGCGGTTTTGGTCCAACCGACGACCTTGCCTTCCAACACGCGTTGCAACCATGGCAAGACCGGGTGGTGTTGAGCGCCTCTCTGGTGCGACAGCAGCTGGAGGGTCACGAGCAGGTTCAACTGAGACGTCCCTGGTACACGAGCTATCCCGTGGGACTGTCGGCGTTTTCGATGAACGCCTTCGGTGTTGTGCAGGCTGTTCCGGGACGGCAGAGCCTGAAGGGGATGCTCAATGACTTTTCTGAGCCCCACCCTCGCCCTTTAGCGCCTCTCGCTGCAGGGGTTGCTTCATCACAAGGTGATAACGGCATTGATTTCCTCGGACCCAGCGGACACATACCGGTGATTCCCGCCTGGGCCGTGGGCACGCTTCCGCAAGACACCTGGCGGAACAAGGTCGTCATCATCGGTTCCACTGCCCCTTCGCTGGGTGATCAGCTGGAGACCCCTTTTGGTCAGCAGAGCGGCTCTGAGGTTTTGCTATCGGCCATTGCAGGCTTCCAAAGCGGACGAGGCTTTCGCGCGCCTGATGTCTCCCATTTGGTGGCATTGATGGCCCTCTGGTTGCTGTTGTGTCAATGGCGTATCGCAGCTCCATCGACCGCCCTTGGCACAGCGATCACAACCGCTCTTCTGGAGGCTCTGGTAACCGGGGGCGTTGTTTTGGCTTGGTTCAACGGCCTTTGGTTGCCTGGCGCAGCTTTGATGCTGATGCCGTTGATCGGGGGAAGTCTCCGGGCGGGAGACCAATTCCAGCGGGAAAGCTCTCAACGGAGATTTCTGCACTCGGTGCTGTCGCGCAGGGTGTCACCGAATCTCATGCGCGACATGCTGCGGTCGGGGCAGGAGAGCTGGACGCGTCTTGGCGGTCGTCGCGAGCGCTGCGTGGTGTTGTTCACCGACTTGGTGGGATTCACAGCCCGCAGCAACGTGATGGATGCGGAGGCCCTGTTTGGCTTGTTGAATCGCTATTTCGAGGCAATTGCAGCTCCGGTGCTGCGGGAGCAGGGGTTGTTGGACAAATTCATTGGCGATGCCCTGATGGCGGAATTTGGGGTGCCCGTGCATCGGGGCGATCGTGCCGAGGCTCTGGCGGCTGTGCGGGCTGCTCTGGGGATGCAGGCCAACCTTGAGGTTCTGAATCGAGAACTCGATCAGGAGGGCTTGGCACCGCTACGCCAGGGAATTGGTATTCACTGCGGTGAAGTGATCGCCGGCAATCTTGGGTCGAGCCACCGGTTGGAGTACACCGTGATTGGAGCTCCGGTGAATCTGGCCAGCCGGCTTGAATCCCTTACACGGCACTTCCCTGACTATCCAATCCTGATGAGTGGAGACGTCAGGAATCTCATCGCGGAGGATGTTGTGGTGGCGGATCTGGGGTCCCATGCTGTGAAAGGTTGGCCTGAACCCATCCCTGTCTTTGGCTTGCTTGCGCTTCGGTCTGATTCGGATTCTGGTTAA
- a CDS encoding FecR family protein: MKQAVFVQAGALLLLGSALWALPSRAAQPRVVEVPAGPAFVKLPGATEITARSGQSLKTNALLRTTKPGRMQVMLGNGRQFRMGGDALLRLGASDVELLKGSIIGWIKPGTPHRSPFSIKTRLATASIQGTTVFLEFTDKQFKVFSWEGRVRVETSNGQRFTLNSGQQLLLDLKRQMVEVSGRLDGLESALGELGGGIVTPPTPGRDGYSSPRSRQQDQQEYDWEPPQPLSAQDAERRLQKSLLINGFSTPLETLPDIERELGVSAPAP; this comes from the coding sequence TTGAAACAGGCAGTTTTCGTTCAGGCAGGTGCGCTGCTGCTGCTCGGGAGTGCCCTCTGGGCCCTGCCCAGCCGTGCCGCTCAGCCTCGTGTTGTTGAGGTCCCGGCGGGGCCTGCCTTCGTCAAGCTGCCCGGCGCTACTGAGATCACTGCACGCTCGGGTCAGTCGTTGAAGACAAATGCGTTGCTACGCACCACAAAGCCAGGTCGCATGCAGGTCATGTTGGGCAACGGGCGTCAGTTCCGCATGGGGGGTGATGCTCTGTTGCGCTTGGGTGCGTCCGACGTCGAACTGTTGAAGGGTTCCATCATCGGCTGGATTAAGCCAGGGACTCCGCATCGCAGTCCCTTCTCGATCAAAACGCGGTTGGCCACGGCTTCGATTCAGGGCACCACCGTTTTTTTGGAGTTCACCGACAAGCAGTTCAAGGTGTTCAGCTGGGAAGGCAGGGTTCGGGTGGAGACGAGCAATGGCCAACGCTTCACCTTGAACAGTGGTCAGCAGCTGCTTTTGGATCTCAAACGTCAGATGGTTGAGGTCAGCGGTCGCTTGGATGGTTTGGAATCCGCTTTAGGTGAGTTGGGCGGCGGCATCGTGACGCCGCCGACTCCTGGGCGAGATGGCTACAGCAGTCCTCGTTCGCGTCAACAGGATCAGCAGGAGTACGACTGGGAGCCCCCCCAGCCGCTGTCTGCCCAGGATGCTGAACGTCGCCTTCAGAAGAGCCTTCTCATCAACGGTTTCTCAACCCCCTTGGAGACCTTGCCGGACATCGAGCGGGAACTGGGGGTTTCGGCGCCAGCTCCTTGA